One window from the genome of Acinetobacter sp. LoGeW2-3 encodes:
- a CDS encoding nitrate reductase, producing the protein MNSIPVVELHSSTELKTMTTQTTCPYCGVGCGVTAHVTPTTSGPKVTVEGDANHPSNFGKLCIKGSNLADTLGLETRLLHPMLGRKDQREVTSWSTAVSTIANKFQQCIDQYGRDSIAFYVSGQLLTEDYYVVNKFVKGYLGTANIDTNSRLCMSSAVAAHKRAFGEDLVPASYEDFEHTDMVVLVGSNTAWCHPVLYQRIMKAKEQRDLFVIVVDPRFTSTCEAADLHLPILPGQDVALFNGLLQYLHQHGYVDDAFIAAHTQGLEQALASSSSEASIEDVAARTGISAVKLTQFFEKFAQTDKVMTLFSMGINQSSRGVDKANSIINCHLLTGKIGKLGAAPFSMTGQPNAMGGREVGGLANMLAAHLDLENPGHQQLVQSFWQSPTIATQVGLKAVDLFQAVESGKIKAIWIMATNPVVSLPDADQVKRALDKCEFVVVSDICQDTDTTQYADVLLPALGWGEKEGTVTNSERRISRQHAFLDAPGEAKADWWAIAQVAKHMGFSSFDFQNSYEIFKEHAGLSAYQNAELPKRTDTPYFRYFNLQGLSNLTAEEYDELDPVQWPVWDKQQDAKSVARLFAQGQFSHADGKAKFIATTAIDPVNQVSSEYPLILNTGRIRDQWHTMSRTGLSANLSTHRAEPYCEIHPNDALKYGVQDGELVEVRSEWGLCVLRAQVSENIRRGQVFAPIHWNDQVSSDARIGKLVNPVVDAISGEPEFKHTPVLIQPFHIQWQGVLYVREGFESHIQPFIDKSIWWTKVKAVRATRYEIADRQKFSTTTEQLKSLLPFTEEDFEWLNLDDQTAHISHSVVLQDGKLIASLYIAPKALLPDRDWLSGLFQRERLSAMHRKALLAGQTISMRNNEGPLVCGCFKVGKNRIIQTIKEKNITNEKQVTACLKAGGNCGSCLPEIRGLIKACQTESV; encoded by the coding sequence ATGAATAGTATCCCAGTGGTGGAACTGCATAGCTCCACAGAATTAAAAACGATGACGACTCAAACCACCTGTCCATATTGCGGCGTGGGTTGTGGTGTGACTGCACATGTAACACCGACCACATCAGGCCCGAAAGTGACTGTTGAAGGCGATGCCAACCATCCTTCCAATTTCGGCAAGCTGTGCATTAAAGGTAGTAATCTGGCAGATACTTTAGGACTGGAAACCCGTTTATTGCATCCAATGCTGGGTCGTAAAGATCAGCGTGAAGTCACTAGCTGGAGTACTGCAGTTTCGACCATTGCCAATAAATTCCAGCAATGCATCGATCAATATGGCCGAGACAGTATCGCGTTTTATGTCTCAGGTCAGTTGCTGACCGAAGATTATTACGTGGTGAATAAATTCGTTAAAGGCTATCTTGGTACGGCGAATATTGATACCAATTCACGTCTGTGTATGTCTTCGGCTGTTGCTGCACATAAACGAGCTTTTGGTGAAGATCTGGTTCCAGCCAGCTACGAAGATTTTGAACATACCGATATGGTGGTACTGGTCGGTTCCAATACCGCTTGGTGCCATCCGGTGCTGTATCAGCGCATTATGAAAGCCAAGGAACAGCGCGACCTGTTTGTGATTGTAGTAGATCCGCGCTTCACCAGCACCTGTGAAGCAGCAGACCTGCATCTGCCAATTCTGCCGGGTCAGGATGTGGCGCTGTTTAATGGCTTATTACAGTACTTGCATCAGCATGGTTACGTCGATGATGCATTTATTGCCGCACATACCCAAGGGCTGGAACAGGCTTTAGCGAGCAGTTCTAGTGAAGCTTCAATTGAGGATGTAGCTGCACGTACCGGTATTTCAGCAGTTAAACTCACTCAATTCTTTGAAAAATTTGCACAGACTGACAAAGTAATGACGTTGTTCTCCATGGGCATAAACCAGTCATCACGTGGCGTCGATAAAGCCAACAGTATTATCAACTGTCATTTGCTCACCGGTAAAATCGGCAAACTCGGTGCAGCACCATTTTCCATGACCGGTCAGCCAAATGCGATGGGCGGCCGTGAAGTCGGTGGCTTGGCCAATATGCTGGCTGCACATCTGGATTTAGAGAATCCGGGACATCAGCAGCTGGTACAAAGCTTCTGGCAAAGCCCGACCATTGCGACGCAGGTGGGTTTAAAAGCAGTGGATCTTTTCCAGGCGGTTGAAAGCGGCAAGATCAAGGCGATCTGGATTATGGCCACCAATCCGGTGGTCAGCTTGCCAGATGCAGATCAGGTCAAACGCGCCCTGGACAAATGTGAATTCGTAGTAGTGTCTGATATCTGTCAGGACACGGATACCACACAATATGCTGATGTCTTGTTACCCGCTTTAGGTTGGGGTGAAAAAGAGGGCACCGTGACCAATTCAGAACGTCGTATTTCACGTCAGCATGCGTTTTTGGATGCACCGGGTGAAGCCAAAGCCGACTGGTGGGCCATTGCTCAAGTAGCAAAACACATGGGCTTTAGCAGTTTCGATTTCCAGAATAGTTATGAAATCTTTAAGGAGCATGCAGGGCTTTCTGCCTATCAGAATGCCGAACTGCCTAAACGTACAGACACCCCATATTTCCGTTATTTCAACCTGCAAGGCTTAAGCAATTTAACTGCAGAAGAATATGACGAACTGGATCCGGTGCAATGGCCAGTCTGGGATAAGCAGCAAGATGCGAAATCTGTTGCCCGGTTATTTGCTCAAGGCCAATTCAGTCATGCAGATGGCAAAGCCAAGTTTATTGCCACCACAGCGATTGATCCGGTGAATCAGGTTTCCAGTGAATATCCTTTAATTTTGAATACCGGCCGGATTCGGGATCAGTGGCATACCATGAGCCGTACCGGTTTATCTGCAAATCTCAGCACGCATCGCGCTGAACCTTACTGCGAAATTCATCCAAATGATGCACTGAAATATGGGGTTCAAGATGGCGAACTGGTCGAAGTGCGCTCGGAATGGGGCCTATGTGTTTTACGTGCCCAAGTCAGTGAAAATATTCGCCGTGGTCAGGTTTTTGCACCCATTCACTGGAATGATCAGGTCTCATCCGATGCGCGTATTGGCAAGCTGGTGAATCCAGTAGTCGATGCCATTTCTGGAGAGCCCGAATTCAAGCATACGCCAGTGCTGATTCAGCCATTCCATATCCAGTGGCAGGGCGTGCTGTATGTACGTGAAGGCTTTGAAAGTCATATACAGCCATTTATAGACAAGAGTATCTGGTGGACCAAGGTCAAAGCGGTTCGTGCGACACGTTATGAAATCGCGGATCGTCAGAAATTCAGCACCACGACTGAGCAACTGAAAAGTCTGTTGCCATTTACTGAAGAAGATTTTGAATGGCTGAATCTGGATGACCAGACTGCACATATTAGTCATAGTGTGGTGTTGCAGGATGGCAAGCTGATTGCCAGTCTGTATATCGCACCGAAAGCATTGTTACCTGATCGCGACTGGTTATCTGGTCTGTTCCAGCGCGAACGTCTGAGTGCCATGCACCGTAAGGCTTTGCTGGCTGGTCAGACCATTTCAATGCGTAATAATGAGGGCCCATTAGTATGTGGCTGTTTTAAAGTCGGCAAAAATCGCATCATCCAAACCATAAAAGAAAAAAATATCACCAACGAAAAACAAGTAACCGCATGTCTAAAAGCCGGCGGCAATTGCGGTTCCTGCTTACCTGAAATTCGCGGCTTGATTAAAGCCTGCCAGACGGAGTCCGTATAA
- a CDS encoding NTP transferase domain-containing protein — MKRIHKNINYPPTDLVILAGGQARRMNGINKLLQKFDDEIQLIKIHQQLRSRVGQVWINSHRDHSIYERIIPSIQYFQDDEPGFQGPLMGMKSAWSYVQSDYVLFIPCDVTYIPKKVISRLHQAIQRNPLCEVAVVEINGTALYPFCLLKRSSLPTLVQQIEQNQRSLKQCFAQMHMQMARFKNHALFFHSINSFEELQQHQQLHFL, encoded by the coding sequence ATGAAAAGAATCCATAAGAATATTAATTATCCACCTACCGATCTCGTGATCCTGGCCGGAGGCCAGGCGCGCCGTATGAATGGCATCAACAAACTGCTGCAAAAGTTTGATGATGAAATTCAGCTGATCAAGATTCACCAGCAGCTCAGATCACGCGTTGGTCAGGTCTGGATCAACAGCCACCGGGATCATTCCATTTATGAACGTATTATTCCATCCATCCAATATTTTCAGGATGATGAACCCGGCTTTCAGGGTCCACTGATGGGCATGAAAAGCGCCTGGTCCTATGTACAATCCGACTATGTGCTGTTTATACCATGCGACGTGACGTATATCCCGAAAAAAGTCATTTCCAGATTACACCAGGCCATTCAGCGTAATCCGCTTTGTGAAGTGGCTGTGGTGGAAATTAATGGCACTGCACTGTATCCGTTCTGCTTGCTGAAACGGAGCAGTTTGCCAACGCTAGTTCAGCAGATTGAACAAAATCAGCGCAGTTTAAAGCAATGTTTTGCCCAAATGCACATGCAGATGGCGAGATTTAAGAATCACGCACTGTTTTTTCACAGTATTAACTCTTTTGAGGAGTTGCAGCAGCATCAACAATTACATTTTCTCTAA
- the moaA gene encoding GTP 3',8-cyclase MoaA, whose product MNRIHPLQQTELVPVFQDQFGRSKRKLRISVTDRCNFKCVYCMPEHPEWMKKHDLLSFEELYHFCEFMVRRGIEQIRITGGEPLMRQGVVHFIAELQQLKNIGLKRISMTTNGHYLKQYAAELKQAGLDDLNISLDSLDTEQFEQLTAKKLQPVLEGIQVAQQAGFSIKINTVLIKGINDNQILPLAHWAKRENVELRFIEFMPLDGDQNWSRDHVVSEQDILDQLATEFEVKIGQRQGANPARTYKIDGMPIGIISTITNSFCGSCDRLRLNAQGEFFNCLFSTQGLKLKDSIQQLRQQSSSAEQFLQQQLQPYIWNKAAGFHAIQAQQKQLNPEPKSNPNFRKISMHMIGG is encoded by the coding sequence ATGAACCGCATTCACCCCTTACAGCAAACCGAACTGGTTCCAGTATTTCAGGACCAGTTTGGTCGTAGCAAGCGCAAACTGCGTATTTCCGTGACGGATCGCTGTAATTTTAAATGTGTTTATTGCATGCCAGAACATCCGGAATGGATGAAAAAGCACGATTTACTCAGTTTTGAAGAACTCTATCATTTTTGTGAATTCATGGTTCGCCGTGGTATCGAGCAGATCCGAATTACCGGTGGCGAACCATTAATGCGCCAAGGCGTGGTGCATTTTATTGCCGAATTACAACAACTGAAAAACATAGGCCTAAAACGTATTTCCATGACCACGAATGGTCATTATCTCAAACAATATGCAGCAGAGCTCAAACAGGCTGGACTGGATGATCTGAATATCAGCCTAGATAGTCTGGATACTGAACAATTCGAACAGTTAACCGCAAAAAAACTACAGCCTGTCTTAGAAGGCATCCAAGTTGCACAGCAAGCTGGATTTTCAATCAAGATTAATACCGTGCTGATTAAAGGCATTAATGACAACCAGATTCTGCCGTTGGCGCACTGGGCCAAACGCGAAAACGTCGAACTGCGTTTTATTGAATTTATGCCACTCGATGGTGACCAGAACTGGTCACGTGATCATGTGGTTAGTGAGCAGGACATTCTGGATCAATTGGCCACAGAATTTGAAGTCAAGATTGGACAGCGCCAAGGCGCTAATCCAGCACGGACTTATAAGATTGATGGTATGCCGATCGGGATTATTTCTACGATTACTAATTCATTCTGTGGCAGCTGTGACCGACTGCGGCTAAATGCTCAAGGTGAATTTTTTAACTGCCTATTTTCAACTCAAGGCCTAAAACTGAAAGACAGTATTCAGCAGTTACGACAACAATCATCATCAGCAGAACAATTCCTGCAACAACAGCTACAACCCTATATCTGGAACAAAGCTGCTGGTTTTCATGCCATCCAAGCCCAGCAAAAACAGCTCAATCCAGAACCTAAATCCAATCCGAATTTCCGAAAAATCAGTATGCATATGATAGGAGGCTAA